In Frondihabitans sp. PAMC 28766, a genomic segment contains:
- a CDS encoding TetR/AcrR family transcriptional regulator, whose translation MVTEPLGLRDRKREETRRRLESAAVTLVLRDGLEHATVDSISSTADVSSRTFFNYFDSKEDAILGIHDIELTPGVVTEHIMRNDGVDAVESTVILLLSLISPSIEGKALHQQRHEVLKRHPQLFGRHVAQMTRMIDTLTDAVSAILEHDATGLGSNRAEAEVLLSLCGGAVRSSVKEWVALDPAEPVERIQPERPVSSARFSRASLSRSPERSARVTRVSSVLPTGRARPYRAHCRDARPSTSRIRPVRSSAIPDPACRALGGVGAGARGRRGASAHDGTVVAAAHRSRGRAGREPHADPVAAAHRRPAPEHRIRRTSPPGQRAHPPSAGTRLSGSPVDPRVSS comes from the coding sequence ATGGTGACCGAACCCCTCGGCTTGCGCGATCGCAAGCGCGAAGAGACGCGCCGGCGTCTCGAGTCGGCGGCCGTCACGCTCGTCCTCCGCGACGGCCTCGAGCACGCCACGGTCGACTCGATCAGCTCGACTGCCGACGTCTCGTCGCGCACGTTCTTCAACTACTTCGACAGCAAAGAAGACGCGATCCTGGGGATCCACGACATCGAGCTCACGCCCGGGGTCGTCACCGAGCACATCATGCGCAACGACGGGGTCGACGCGGTCGAGTCGACCGTGATCCTGCTGCTGTCTCTGATCAGCCCGTCAATCGAGGGCAAGGCCCTGCACCAGCAGCGCCACGAGGTGCTGAAGCGGCACCCGCAGCTCTTCGGCCGCCACGTCGCCCAGATGACGCGCATGATCGACACCCTCACCGATGCCGTGAGCGCCATCCTCGAGCACGATGCGACGGGGCTCGGCTCGAACCGGGCCGAGGCCGAAGTGCTGCTCAGCCTCTGCGGAGGCGCCGTCCGCAGCTCGGTCAAAGAATGGGTCGCCCTCGACCCGGCCGAGCCCGTCGAGCGCATCCAGCCCGAGCGACCGGTCTCGTCCGCTCGGTTCTCGCGCGCATCTCTCAGCCGGTCGCCTGAACGAAGCGCCCGGGTCACTCGGGTGTCCTCTGTTTTGCCCACTGGTCGAGCGCGGCCGTACCGTGCACACTGTCGGGATGCCCGACCGTCGACCTCCCGCATCCGGCCCGTCCGATCGTCCGCCATTCCAGACCCTGCTTGCCGTGCTCTCGGCGGCGTCGGCGCTGGTGCTCGTGGTCGGCGTGGTGCGAGCGCTCATGACGGGACAGTCGTCGCCGCTGCTCATCGCAGTCGCGGTCGTGCTGGCCGCGAGCCTCATGCTGATCCGGTCGCTGCGGCGCACCGCCGTCCCGCGCCGGAGCACAGGATCCGACGGACGTCGCCGCCCGGTCAGCGAGCGCACCCGCCCTCCGCTGGCACGCGACTGAGCGGAAGCCCTGTGGACCCTCGGGTCAGCTCATGA